One stretch of Desulfatibacillum aliphaticivorans DSM 15576 DNA includes these proteins:
- a CDS encoding nitrogenase component 1, translating into MKFAGKTDNYAATQNACNLCSPLGAALVFKGVSNCVPLLHGSQGCSTYIRRYMISHFKEPMDIACSNFGEDTAIFGGGANIKLAIDNIRSQYSPELIGIATTCLSETIGDDVPMFIHSYKEECEDKENLPALVHVSTPSYQGTHMQGFHGAVRALVETLAEAVETGDKPLINLFPGMVSPSDLRLLKEVVADFGMDPVLIPDYSDTLNGPLWTEYQRIPEGGTTIEAIKSAGGAAASLECGMILAGETETAGTWLDKKFSVPAHRIGLPMGIRETDKMMDILAEVSGNPIPDKYLGQRGRLLDAMVDGHKHLNGVKAALFGEEDLVVGLAAFCGEIGVIPALCATGGGAGRFEKTIKSVVPERIHSKMEIMEDVDFVTIEKALEKTGVDLLIGHSKGYAMSRRLKTPLLRVGFPVHDRVNGSRTLHLGYRGAQQLFDRIVNKIIEIKQDRSDVGYTYM; encoded by the coding sequence ATGAAATTTGCGGGAAAGACCGATAATTATGCAGCCACACAGAACGCCTGCAACCTGTGCTCCCCTCTGGGAGCGGCCCTGGTGTTCAAAGGCGTCTCCAATTGCGTTCCTCTGCTTCACGGGTCTCAGGGCTGTTCCACCTATATCAGGCGCTACATGATCAGCCATTTTAAAGAGCCCATGGACATCGCCTGCTCCAATTTCGGAGAAGACACGGCCATTTTCGGCGGCGGCGCCAACATCAAGCTGGCCATCGATAATATCCGCAGCCAGTACAGCCCGGAGTTGATCGGCATCGCCACTACATGCCTGTCCGAAACCATCGGCGACGACGTGCCCATGTTCATCCATTCCTATAAGGAGGAATGCGAGGACAAGGAAAATCTGCCCGCCCTGGTTCATGTGTCCACCCCCAGCTACCAGGGGACCCATATGCAGGGCTTTCACGGAGCCGTAAGGGCGTTGGTGGAAACCCTGGCCGAGGCCGTGGAAACCGGAGACAAGCCTCTGATCAACCTGTTTCCCGGCATGGTCTCTCCATCGGACTTGAGGCTGCTTAAGGAAGTCGTCGCGGATTTCGGCATGGACCCCGTCCTGATCCCGGATTACAGCGACACCCTGAACGGTCCCCTGTGGACTGAGTACCAGCGTATTCCCGAAGGCGGAACCACCATCGAGGCCATCAAATCCGCCGGCGGAGCCGCAGCCAGTCTGGAATGCGGAATGATCCTGGCCGGAGAGACTGAGACCGCCGGAACCTGGCTGGACAAAAAATTCAGCGTGCCCGCCCATCGGATCGGCCTGCCCATGGGCATTCGTGAAACCGACAAGATGATGGACATCCTGGCGGAAGTGAGCGGAAACCCCATCCCGGACAAATACCTGGGGCAGAGGGGCCGCCTGCTGGACGCCATGGTGGACGGGCACAAACATCTGAACGGCGTGAAAGCCGCGCTGTTCGGCGAGGAGGACCTGGTGGTCGGACTGGCCGCCTTCTGCGGAGAAATCGGCGTGATTCCCGCTCTGTGCGCAACGGGCGGCGGCGCCGGACGGTTTGAAAAAACCATCAAAAGCGTGGTTCCGGAAAGAATCCATAGCAAAATGGAAATCATGGAAGACGTGGATTTTGTAACCATAGAAAAGGCCCTGGAAAAAACAGGCGTGGACCTGCTCATTGGTCACAGCAAAGGCTACGCCATGTCACGGAGACTGAAAACCCCCCTCCTGCGGGTGGGATTCCCGGTCCATGACCGGGTGAACGGCAGCAGAACGCTGCACCTGGGCTATCGCGGCGCACAACAGCTTTTTGACAGGATAGTCAATAAAATCATCGAAATAAAACAAGATCGCTCGGACGTAGGATACACCTACATGTAG
- the nifK gene encoding nitrogenase molybdenum-iron protein subunit beta produces MLLRHTPTEIKERKALTVNPAKTCQPIGAMYASLGIHGCLPHSHGSQGCYAYHRSALTRHFKEPVVAATSAFTEGASVFGGQANLLQSIDNIFTVYNPDVIAVHTTCLSETIGDDIPQIVAKARADGKAPAGKYIIHANTPSYVGSHVTGYSNMVKAMVDYFATSTGAKTKAVNLIPGFVEPSDMAEIQRIAEVMGVPYIMFPDTSKVLNGPLTGKYKMFPEGGTTIEDLHMTGDSKGTIALGRTGAMAAARALDSKCKVPCEILDLPIGLQGTDAFVDKLRLMAGVNVPDVLNLERGQLVDCISDWHQYLYGKRVGVVGDPDQVLALTKFLVSLDMKPVHIVSGSPAGKKYVKALEEVVADIGEEVNIKVPGDMLLFHQWIKNDPVDLIIGNTYCKYIAKDEDIPMVRHGFPIYDRMGHSYFSTMGYRGAMRLMEQILGVLMDRQDRDATDITMELVM; encoded by the coding sequence ATGCTACTTAGACATACTCCAACAGAAATCAAAGAACGCAAGGCCCTGACCGTTAACCCGGCCAAAACCTGCCAGCCGATCGGGGCCATGTACGCCTCCCTGGGCATCCACGGCTGCCTGCCTCACAGCCACGGGTCCCAGGGATGCTACGCCTACCACCGCAGCGCCTTGACGCGTCATTTCAAGGAGCCTGTGGTTGCGGCCACCAGCGCATTCACCGAAGGCGCTTCGGTATTCGGCGGGCAGGCCAACCTGCTGCAGTCCATAGACAATATCTTTACGGTATACAACCCGGACGTCATCGCCGTGCACACCACCTGCTTGTCCGAAACCATCGGCGACGACATTCCCCAGATCGTGGCCAAGGCCAGAGCGGACGGCAAGGCGCCGGCCGGCAAGTACATCATCCATGCCAATACTCCCAGCTATGTGGGATCGCATGTGACCGGCTACTCCAACATGGTCAAGGCCATGGTGGATTATTTCGCCACATCAACCGGCGCCAAAACCAAGGCCGTCAATCTGATTCCCGGATTTGTGGAGCCTTCGGACATGGCGGAAATCCAGCGCATCGCCGAAGTCATGGGCGTGCCTTACATCATGTTCCCGGACACCTCCAAGGTCCTGAACGGCCCCCTGACCGGGAAATACAAGATGTTCCCGGAAGGCGGAACGACCATTGAGGACTTGCACATGACCGGCGACAGCAAAGGAACCATCGCCCTGGGCCGCACGGGCGCCATGGCGGCCGCCCGCGCTCTGGATTCCAAGTGCAAGGTCCCCTGCGAAATCCTGGACCTGCCCATCGGGCTGCAAGGCACGGATGCGTTCGTGGATAAGCTCCGTCTCATGGCCGGCGTGAACGTTCCGGACGTCCTTAACCTGGAACGCGGCCAGTTGGTGGATTGCATCTCGGACTGGCACCAGTACTTGTACGGCAAGCGCGTGGGCGTGGTGGGCGATCCCGATCAGGTTTTGGCCCTGACCAAGTTCCTGGTCTCCCTGGACATGAAGCCGGTGCACATCGTTTCCGGCAGCCCGGCCGGCAAGAAGTACGTCAAGGCCCTGGAAGAAGTTGTGGCGGACATTGGGGAAGAGGTTAACATCAAGGTCCCCGGCGACATGCTGCTTTTTCACCAGTGGATCAAGAACGACCCCGTGGACCTCATCATTGGCAACACCTATTGCAAGTACATCGCCAAGGACGAGGACATCCCCATGGTCAGGCACGGGTTCCCCATTTACGACCGCATGGGGCACTCCTACTTCTCCACCATGGGATACCGGGGCGCCATGCGCCTGATGGAGCAAATCCTGGGCGTCCTCATGGATCGTCAGGACAGGGACGCCACGGACATCACCATGGAACTGGTTATGTAG
- a CDS encoding vWA domain-containing protein — MLFAFIFDPAAAEPPGNMLVLDCSQSMQRTLDTRPGMENARPAALRFVKSLPQNSLAGIVAYGQNAAKGCDDAEVLVPLAPYDRRALISAIKKVQPQGKAPLTTALRKAWEQAAGLSQGCVITLITDGWDDCWGDPVSMVQDLKARGAGIIVNIIGVAPNREDAAKLMRLARASGGAYRAADTRADLILKAAETAESVSAANPFVQVDQPGRKPRRPQEQFGHGSRRPLAATDEVQGGGGAPGALQAQFVKLPGWTGSKVSIQDYTKSGASMLIADQTLQKNHARIRTAVKAGSSGIASNPYSVEGMPDLTDPGVTKTTSTINGFSVQNVYDKRRNKGCLVILLHKDNKSRRHALLALVYNNISADRAMELSRFYDWRALREITRDYKAILREAEGQGNANAYPGPGFKGDGKIFMTALKRGKPVPARVRFFKRGTMEVVFTKEIPGRRRVELKIPYGRYDVGVKPEGERETIEANVDVLRGESPEVVMRF; from the coding sequence ATGTTGTTTGCTTTCATCTTTGATCCGGCTGCGGCCGAACCTCCCGGAAACATGCTGGTTCTGGATTGCTCCCAAAGCATGCAAAGAACCCTGGATACAAGGCCGGGCATGGAAAATGCGCGGCCTGCAGCCTTGCGTTTCGTTAAGTCGCTGCCCCAGAACTCCCTGGCGGGCATTGTGGCTTACGGCCAGAACGCAGCCAAGGGCTGCGACGACGCGGAGGTGCTCGTCCCTCTCGCCCCCTATGACAGGAGGGCGCTAATTTCAGCCATCAAGAAAGTGCAGCCCCAGGGCAAGGCGCCTTTGACCACGGCTTTGCGCAAGGCCTGGGAGCAGGCGGCGGGCCTGAGTCAGGGCTGCGTCATCACCTTGATAACGGACGGTTGGGACGACTGCTGGGGCGATCCCGTCTCCATGGTGCAGGATCTGAAAGCCCGGGGCGCCGGGATTATTGTGAATATAATCGGAGTGGCGCCCAATCGCGAGGACGCCGCCAAGCTGATGCGGCTGGCCCGTGCGTCGGGAGGCGCCTATAGGGCTGCAGATACGCGTGCGGACCTGATTCTTAAGGCTGCGGAAACCGCTGAAAGCGTCTCTGCAGCAAACCCCTTCGTCCAGGTCGATCAGCCTGGCAGAAAGCCGAGGAGGCCTCAAGAGCAATTCGGCCATGGCTCCAGGCGGCCTCTTGCTGCGACGGATGAAGTCCAGGGAGGAGGCGGCGCCCCCGGAGCGCTGCAGGCGCAGTTTGTAAAACTGCCTGGTTGGACCGGAAGCAAGGTTTCCATTCAGGATTACACAAAAAGCGGCGCGTCCATGCTCATTGCCGACCAGACCCTGCAAAAAAATCATGCGCGAATCCGGACCGCGGTCAAGGCGGGCTCCTCAGGCATCGCCTCCAATCCGTATTCCGTTGAGGGAATGCCGGACCTGACGGACCCGGGCGTTACAAAAACAACTTCCACAATTAACGGGTTTTCCGTGCAAAATGTCTATGACAAGCGCCGCAACAAGGGCTGTTTGGTCATCCTGCTGCATAAGGACAATAAATCCAGGCGGCACGCCCTGTTAGCCCTTGTATACAATAACATCAGCGCCGACCGGGCCATGGAGCTTTCGCGGTTTTATGATTGGCGGGCTTTAAGGGAAATCACGCGCGACTATAAGGCCATATTGCGGGAGGCCGAAGGACAGGGGAATGCAAATGCCTATCCGGGCCCGGGCTTTAAAGGCGATGGAAAAATATTCATGACGGCATTAAAAAGAGGGAAGCCCGTACCGGCCAGGGTGCGCTTTTTCAAGCGCGGAACCATGGAAGTGGTGTTCACCAAGGAGATTCCCGGCCGCCGGCGGGTTGAACTGAAAATTCCCTATGGCAGGTACGATGTGGGCGTTAAGCCCGAAGGCGAGCGCGAAACCATAGAAGCCAATGTGGACGTGCTGCGCGGCGAGTCTCCGGAAGTGGTTATGCGTTTTTAA
- a CDS encoding (2Fe-2S) ferredoxin domain-containing protein, with protein MEKPEHHIFVCASFRADGDAKGVCNKKGAVSLLPYIENEIIDRGLDAQITSTGCMKACDHGPVMVIYPAGLWYGGVESEDAVDEILDALEDGEVAESYAL; from the coding sequence ATGGAAAAACCTGAACATCACATTTTTGTCTGCGCCAGCTTTCGCGCCGACGGCGACGCCAAAGGCGTTTGCAACAAAAAAGGCGCTGTCAGCCTGCTGCCGTACATTGAAAACGAAATCATAGACCGGGGCCTGGACGCTCAGATTACCAGCACAGGCTGTATGAAGGCCTGCGACCACGGCCCGGTCATGGTGATCTATCCCGCCGGACTTTGGTACGGCGGAGTGGAAAGCGAAGACGCCGTCGACGAAATTCTGGATGCCTTGGAAGACGGCGAAGTAGCCGAGTCTTACGCCTTGTGA
- a CDS encoding homocitrate synthase/isopropylmalate synthase family protein, whose amino-acid sequence MEEKVPVHIIDTTLRDGEQAPGAAFDKKEKIALAIMLDQAHVDELEAGIPAMGAAAQDEIKAIAGLNLDCLLTAWCRALKDDIDQSLPCNVTGVHISFPVSDIHLDAMGKTSSWVLDQLSELIPYALKRFSRVSVGAQDAFRADMAFLKQFVHSANLCGAHRVRIADTVGLARPSQVENMVHVLSRAAGKMALEFHGHNDLGMATANTIAAIEAGAQAVSVTVNGLGERAGNAPLEQVVVAVGTLDSRSSCVDARHMNKICRYVAEAVNRPIPADQPITGQAVFTHESGIHCAGILKNPDTYQPFNPETVGRERAQLVIGRHSGSGMVRHVLAKAGVRLEEGKTESLMAAVRMEALKKRSVLSPGELVRIYNTV is encoded by the coding sequence ATGGAAGAAAAAGTTCCGGTCCATATCATCGACACCACTCTGCGCGACGGAGAGCAGGCGCCTGGCGCAGCCTTTGACAAAAAGGAAAAGATCGCCCTGGCCATAATGCTGGATCAGGCCCATGTGGACGAACTGGAAGCAGGCATTCCGGCCATGGGGGCGGCGGCCCAGGACGAAATCAAGGCCATCGCCGGCTTGAATCTAGATTGTCTGCTCACCGCCTGGTGCCGGGCTTTAAAAGACGACATCGATCAATCTTTGCCATGCAATGTGACCGGAGTGCACATCAGCTTTCCGGTTTCAGACATTCATTTGGATGCCATGGGCAAGACAAGCAGCTGGGTTTTAGATCAGCTCAGCGAGTTAATTCCTTACGCCTTAAAAAGGTTTTCCCGGGTTTCCGTGGGCGCGCAGGATGCCTTCCGGGCGGACATGGCGTTTTTGAAGCAGTTCGTTCACTCAGCCAACCTCTGCGGCGCCCATCGGGTGCGCATCGCCGATACCGTGGGGCTTGCCAGGCCCTCCCAGGTGGAAAACATGGTGCACGTTTTATCCAGGGCCGCAGGGAAAATGGCCCTGGAGTTCCACGGTCATAATGACCTGGGCATGGCCACGGCCAACACCATTGCAGCCATCGAGGCCGGCGCCCAGGCCGTCAGCGTGACGGTCAACGGGTTGGGGGAACGGGCTGGCAACGCTCCCTTGGAGCAGGTTGTGGTGGCAGTCGGGACCCTGGACTCCCGCTCCTCATGCGTGGACGCCAGACATATGAATAAAATATGCCGGTACGTGGCCGAGGCCGTCAACAGGCCTATCCCCGCGGATCAGCCCATAACCGGCCAGGCTGTTTTCACCCATGAGTCCGGGATTCATTGCGCAGGCATCCTGAAAAATCCCGATACCTATCAGCCTTTCAACCCCGAGACCGTAGGCCGGGAAAGGGCGCAGCTCGTCATCGGACGCCATAGCGGCTCCGGGATGGTTCGGCACGTGCTGGCCAAGGCTGGGGTGCGCCTGGAAGAGGGCAAGACCGAATCCCTGATGGCCGCCGTAAGAATGGAGGCCCTTAAAAAACGCTCCGTGCTTTCCCCCGGCGAATTGGTCAGGATATACAACACCGTTTAG
- the nifE gene encoding nitrogenase iron-molybdenum cofactor biosynthesis protein NifE — protein sequence MPSIPILKSREAQIHTKGEKPFDMTCGKHSVAGSVSQRACVFCGSRVVLYPIADALHLIHGPIGCAAYTWDIRGALSSGPQLHRLSFSTDLRERDVIFGGEKKLEAALDELIDQYKPKAAFVYSTCIVGIIGDDVAAVCSKMQAKKGIPVLPVHSEGFKGTKKDGYKAACDALFKLVGKGSTEDVSPISINILGEFNIGGEAWLIKEYYERMGVQVVSVMTGDGRVDEIGKSHGAALNVVQCSGALTFLAEMMKEEYDTPYIRVSYIGIDDMAKSLYDVAARFPDNPEIMERTRKIVREEVEAILPELNGIRKDLEGKKAAIYVGGAFKAFSLIKALNYLGMKVVLVGSQTGNKEDYKTLQEMCDDGTIILDDANPLELSKYIIEKDADLFIGGVKERPIAFKMGIGFCDHNHERKIPLAGFRGMLAFAREVHTSVTSPVWQFCPARLGNKEE from the coding sequence ATGCCGTCCATACCCATCCTGAAATCGCGTGAGGCGCAAATACACACCAAAGGCGAAAAGCCTTTTGACATGACCTGCGGAAAGCACAGCGTAGCGGGTTCCGTCAGCCAAAGGGCCTGTGTGTTCTGCGGATCCCGGGTGGTGTTGTACCCTATAGCCGACGCTTTGCATTTGATACACGGCCCCATTGGTTGCGCAGCCTACACCTGGGACATCCGGGGAGCGCTCTCTTCCGGACCCCAATTGCACAGGCTCAGCTTTTCCACGGACCTGCGGGAAAGGGACGTCATATTCGGCGGCGAAAAGAAATTGGAAGCCGCCCTGGACGAACTCATCGACCAATATAAACCCAAAGCCGCCTTTGTTTACTCCACGTGCATCGTGGGAATCATCGGCGACGACGTGGCCGCAGTCTGCAGCAAGATGCAGGCCAAAAAGGGAATCCCCGTCCTGCCCGTCCATTCGGAAGGGTTTAAGGGCACCAAAAAGGACGGCTACAAGGCGGCCTGCGACGCCCTGTTCAAACTGGTGGGAAAAGGCTCCACCGAAGACGTCTCCCCCATCAGCATCAACATTCTGGGCGAGTTCAACATCGGCGGCGAAGCCTGGCTCATCAAGGAATACTACGAACGCATGGGCGTGCAGGTGGTCTCGGTCATGACCGGCGACGGCAGGGTGGACGAGATAGGCAAGTCCCACGGGGCGGCCCTTAACGTGGTCCAGTGCTCCGGCGCACTCACCTTTCTGGCCGAGATGATGAAGGAAGAATATGACACACCTTACATCCGGGTTTCGTACATAGGCATCGATGACATGGCCAAGTCCCTGTACGACGTGGCCGCCCGGTTCCCGGACAACCCGGAAATCATGGAGCGCACACGGAAGATCGTCCGGGAGGAAGTGGAAGCCATACTGCCCGAGCTTAACGGGATCCGGAAGGACCTGGAAGGCAAAAAGGCCGCCATCTATGTGGGCGGGGCGTTTAAAGCCTTCTCCCTGATCAAGGCGCTGAACTACCTGGGCATGAAAGTGGTGCTTGTGGGCTCCCAGACCGGCAACAAGGAAGATTATAAAACCCTGCAGGAGATGTGTGATGACGGCACTATTATTCTTGATGACGCTAATCCCCTGGAACTCTCCAAGTACATCATCGAAAAGGACGCAGACCTTTTCATTGGAGGAGTCAAGGAACGTCCCATCGCATTCAAAATGGGCATTGGCTTTTGCGACCATAACCACGAAAGAAAGATCCCCCTGGCCGGATTCCGGGGCATGCTCGCCTTCGCGCGGGAGGTCCATACATCGGTAACCAGCCCGGTTTGGCAGTTTTGCCCGGCTCGCCTGGGCAATAAAGAAGAGTAG
- the nifB gene encoding nitrogenase cofactor biosynthesis protein NifB, which produces MNFDNHPCFNPNACKSFGRVHLPVAPRCNIQCKFCNRKFDCVNETRPGVTSAVLSPAQAMVYLDEVFAKKGNISVVGIAGPGDPFANPAETLETLNLTREKYPDVMLCLATNGLNLYPYVHDLKQLNVSHVTVTVNAIDPAIGANIYSWMRVGKRVVRSEAGAAVLLERQLEAIQALKAEDMIVKVNSIIIPGINEDHIVEVAKKMSDLGVDLFNAMPYAPNPGSDFENLPEPPKDTVDKIRSEASQHVKQMRHCTRCRADAVGLLGEAHDQGLMKTLQACQRLDVEQAVVGKVSSRPCVAVASMEGVLVNQHLGEAETLLVYGEKDGRVQLLEARTTPAAGGGMERWAQLAETISDCGALLVSGIGPNPQQVLSESGIKVFEIEGLIDEAIRAVFAGQPLNHMVKRSLTACGGACGGNGMGCG; this is translated from the coding sequence ATGAATTTTGACAACCATCCCTGCTTTAATCCCAATGCATGCAAATCCTTCGGACGGGTCCACCTGCCGGTGGCCCCCCGTTGCAATATACAGTGCAAATTCTGCAACCGGAAATTCGATTGCGTCAACGAAACCCGCCCCGGCGTAACCAGCGCCGTGCTTTCGCCAGCCCAGGCCATGGTTTACCTGGACGAAGTTTTCGCCAAAAAGGGCAACATCTCCGTGGTTGGCATAGCAGGCCCCGGCGATCCTTTCGCCAATCCGGCGGAAACCCTGGAAACCCTGAACCTGACCCGGGAGAAATACCCGGACGTCATGCTCTGCCTGGCCACCAACGGGCTGAACCTTTACCCGTACGTGCACGACCTTAAACAGTTGAACGTCAGCCACGTGACCGTCACGGTGAACGCCATTGATCCCGCCATTGGAGCCAACATCTACTCCTGGATGCGTGTGGGCAAAAGGGTGGTGCGTTCCGAGGCCGGCGCGGCCGTGCTTTTGGAGAGGCAGTTGGAAGCCATCCAGGCTTTGAAAGCCGAAGACATGATCGTCAAGGTCAACAGCATCATTATTCCCGGCATCAACGAAGATCATATCGTCGAGGTGGCGAAGAAGATGTCCGACCTGGGCGTGGATCTGTTTAACGCCATGCCTTATGCGCCCAATCCGGGCTCGGATTTTGAAAATCTGCCCGAGCCTCCCAAAGACACGGTGGACAAGATCCGGTCCGAGGCTTCCCAGCACGTCAAACAGATGCGCCACTGCACCCGGTGCCGGGCCGACGCCGTGGGCCTCCTGGGCGAGGCCCATGATCAGGGCCTGATGAAAACCCTCCAGGCCTGTCAGCGCCTGGACGTGGAGCAGGCTGTGGTCGGCAAGGTTTCCTCCAGGCCGTGCGTGGCGGTTGCCAGCATGGAGGGCGTGCTGGTCAATCAGCACCTGGGCGAGGCGGAAACCCTGTTGGTCTACGGCGAGAAGGACGGACGGGTCCAGTTGCTGGAAGCGCGCACCACTCCGGCGGCGGGCGGCGGCATGGAGCGCTGGGCGCAGTTGGCGGAAACCATTTCGGACTGCGGCGCGCTGTTGGTAAGCGGCATAGGCCCTAATCCCCAGCAGGTGCTGTCGGAGTCCGGCATCAAGGTTTTTGAAATAGAAGGATTAATCGATGAGGCGATCCGTGCGGTGTTCGCCGGACAGCCCTTGAATCACATGGTCAAACGCTCGCTCACCGCCTGCGGCGGCGCGTGCGGCGGCAACGGCATGGGGTGCGGTTAA
- a CDS encoding GNAT family N-acetyltransferase translates to MNITIRNAEFEDLEAMIGLLDELFAIEADFVADKAKQEKGLKLMLDGCGKHRCVKVAEAGGKVIGMCSAQLLVSTAEGAYSALVEDMVVSQSMRGRGAGTMLLNAVVEWSRLRGVTRMQLLADKNNKPALSFYGKQGWSGTKLICLRKADVS, encoded by the coding sequence ATGAACATAACGATTCGCAATGCGGAGTTTGAGGATCTGGAGGCCATGATCGGCCTGCTGGATGAGTTGTTCGCCATAGAAGCCGATTTCGTCGCTGATAAGGCTAAACAGGAAAAAGGCCTCAAGCTCATGCTGGACGGATGCGGCAAGCATCGTTGCGTGAAAGTTGCAGAAGCCGGCGGCAAAGTGATTGGCATGTGCTCGGCCCAACTGCTGGTTTCCACGGCGGAAGGCGCCTACTCCGCTTTGGTGGAGGACATGGTTGTGTCCCAATCCATGCGGGGCCGGGGCGCCGGGACCATGCTGCTAAACGCCGTCGTCGAATGGTCCAGGCTCCGGGGCGTCACGCGTATGCAGCTTTTGGCGGATAAGAACAATAAACCCGCTCTCAGCTTTTACGGAAAGCAGGGATGGAGCGGAACCAAGCTCATTTGTCTGCGAAAAGCGGACGTCAGTTAG
- a CDS encoding alanine racemase — protein MPRIHELDTPCFVYNLNIIEKNIQKLRQALRPDKILFGVRCNPLPQVLKILHQNQCGFDVGNPAELEYVKQVAGDGADCFNGCPIASADSVREMYAQGFRIFSADSASQVENLAANAPNAKVLIRVSSSNAGSVIADSHRLGVEENHANRLLDYAAARGLEVCGLSFHPGSQCVNLENWKAGISACARLAREYPSLKILHIAGGFPALYQGSAPDACTVADAIRQAIGKYYPFTPVLWMQPSRFLTADAAVTLTTAVHTDESCYPRRLFVDASVFAGHGEVLTMNNRLQYPICGLAPASRFYHYQVHGCTSSGVDTFAADALLPEVRVDHVNPSRSSRIVICNAGAYCASFVRNSVRTGFNGSKAPGLYFLKGEQLVKDY, from the coding sequence ATGCCCCGTATCCATGAATTGGACACCCCTTGCTTTGTCTATAATCTAAACATTATAGAAAAAAACATCCAGAAATTACGACAGGCCCTTCGACCGGATAAAATCCTGTTCGGCGTCCGGTGCAACCCTTTGCCTCAGGTGCTAAAAATTCTGCACCAGAACCAATGCGGTTTTGACGTGGGCAATCCGGCGGAGTTGGAGTATGTCAAACAGGTTGCAGGGGACGGGGCTGACTGCTTTAACGGATGCCCCATCGCCTCGGCGGACAGCGTGAGGGAAATGTACGCCCAGGGGTTCCGCATTTTTTCCGCGGACAGCGCCAGTCAGGTGGAAAACCTGGCGGCCAATGCGCCTAACGCCAAGGTTCTTATCCGAGTATCATCATCCAACGCCGGCAGCGTGATCGCCGACAGCCACCGTTTGGGTGTTGAGGAGAACCACGCCAATCGGCTGTTGGATTATGCGGCGGCAAGGGGGTTGGAGGTTTGCGGTTTATCTTTTCATCCGGGCTCCCAATGCGTGAATTTGGAAAACTGGAAGGCGGGAATTTCTGCCTGCGCCAGGCTGGCGAGGGAATATCCCTCCCTGAAAATCCTTCATATTGCAGGCGGTTTTCCCGCTCTTTATCAAGGCTCCGCGCCGGATGCATGCACTGTGGCGGACGCCATCAGACAGGCGATTGGCAAATATTACCCCTTCACCCCGGTTTTGTGGATGCAGCCCAGCCGTTTTCTGACGGCTGACGCGGCCGTGACCCTGACGACAGCGGTCCACACCGACGAATCCTGCTATCCCCGCAGGCTTTTTGTGGACGCCTCGGTCTTTGCCGGGCATGGAGAGGTTCTGACCATGAACAATCGCCTCCAATACCCTATTTGCGGTCTGGCGCCGGCGAGCAGATTCTACCACTACCAAGTGCACGGATGCACCAGCTCCGGGGTGGATACATTCGCGGCGGACGCCCTGCTTCCCGAAGTGCGCGTGGATCATGTGAATCCGAGCCGATCCAGCCGCATAGTCATATGCAACGCCGGCGCCTATTGCGCTTCATTCGTTCGGAATTCCGTCAGAACAGGTTTTAACGGGTCCAAGGCCCCCGGGCTGTACTTTCTCAAGGGAGAACAACTGGTAAAAGACTACTAA